The nucleotide window ttaaaacaaacaaatcacTCAATTTGCGTTGCTTTATGTTTaagttatttaatttgaatgtgTTTTCGTTAAACGAAATATGATTTCAAAAACAGCTTCTGTACATTTACATTATTACTATgattatattattactattttgtatttatatcattactatattatacatatattttcaattattgtaAAAGTTTTCACTTGCTTGTaatttataagaatttttattgcaaattcatttttaatatatgaacatttcaaataaattcgGCAACTGTGTTCTTATTTatgatttcaattatttttaacataaccatATTTCTAACATAAAACTTTCACGCAACTGTTAAACAACATACGAAATGGCTGCAAAATGTGCTGCAACATTTTCTGTAAACATTTTGTCAGCCACACGCTGTTTAACATGCTCGCCTGTTAAAAAAACCAGAAGCCGAGAAACGAATTCGGTACGTCGCATATGCGTGCAGCAAGGTGGTAAAATTTGGTAAATGCACCAAGCACCCATAAACGGCAGCAAGCAGCCGCCCAGCTGCAGACGGAAATGCACTTTTGTTTTCcgacgcctaaaagtatgctgcAAAATATGGCTTCCGCCCAAATAAGTGCAGCGGATGTTCAAAAATCTACTACTTTAGTTACGCCACAACCCATTTAGCAAAGTTTCATATTTACCGGTTGCTGACCGTGCTGTAAAACACAGTACAGGGTGCATCAATGCttgaagaaatgaaaacaatacatttggtgaactttattttattttttattttatttaagtgattattttttataatatttttttacaatattttcgttatatttttactacattttttttaagtttttttgcatatattttaaatttctgccATATaggaaaaataatcaaaaataaatttgtttaactaCTTAAGGTATATTTAAAAACCTTTTTACATagtaatataaagaaaatatgcaaatgtgcaCAAGCGAGCTTCGTCTTGTTTGCATTTCGCTTTTAGAaatataagtaaacaaattgtatataaaaaagttattgcGTAAATTTATAGCATATTCGATGATAATATAACGGGCAAGTAGCTGAAATTGTAAATATGCAAAGTGAAATCACTGAAGTTGTGAAAATTATTATCTAAACCAAAATACTCAAAGAGTTGTAGGTGCCACTGTTACATTGCGATGTTAATCAGAAAACGGTGGTTGTCGTTAGATGGATAAATTTAGAAACTAAATTTTAGTTTAGCTTAGGTATAAAATACGctcatttgtatatgtatgtgtaactaACAGTAAGCAGTAGCAAACATTAATTCAAGGAACTTCACGCCTCAGTCACTGAACGAAATTgacagtgttgttgtttttgtagtgttTTTCGTTGGTAGTTGCTTTTCGTTTGTACCCACTTTTGGCctggattaaaaatttatagtaattCACGACACTTCTTTTGAAATTACAAGATCCAACGGTAGATAGTTCCTTCAATTGGagtacataaattaatatacagacacacataggcatatatgtaaattttaatatggcaaatatgaaaaatataaaaaataaagaaaataaatacctattaaaaaattaaaaaaaatatgaaaagcaaaaatataaaaaatatataaatacttaaatataaaaaccataaataatttaaaaaattgctacATAAATAAGCGTAAAAATTTAAAGCCagtaaattaatcaaaattttgaaattaagagTAACAAACCTTCTGGATGGAAAGCACAAAGGTGTTTCATGTTGTGAAAAGAGCATAGAGCATTTTATAGCTTATTATTGATGGACGGCTTTCGTactttataaatgaaataattaattttgtttatgcaAACTATTTGTTCTTTTGAAAGCTAATTAATTCttcaacaaattattatatgacTTTTTTCGAAAAGGCTCTGCCATCTGCTTCTTGGCTCTTATCTCTTAAAACGATAGATGATTAAAATGCGGTTTGCCATTGCAGCAGGCACTCAACGAGACGGAATCATATTCAGGAGTTATTAATTGAAAATCACTGAGATTGTTCGATTTTAaatggacatatgtatgtatttctgattaaatattttattttcaaaaaacaaaaattgagacattacgattaaaaaatgtattttaatatatgtataaaaaattaattttaatttataaaaaaaaaataattttaatttataaaaaaaattttttatacattaaacaaattaattttaattgtaaattattgaaattatttttttattaaattaacattaattttttattcagacgttggaaaaaaaatttagttttaaaacgatttacttttttaattcggAATGTAAGTGATGTCCATACTTCAGATTAAATgtgtcttatttaattttcaatacgtatttggcattaaaattccatttcgaatttttaatttttttatttaaatgttaattCAATTACTTTTGTTAACACATTATTTGCAACCCTGCAAATTTAGTGTAGAGTGGTTTTTTCATATGTTatggatttaaattttttggttcgATCATTGCCtgacaaatatgtatatctatctTAACAGCCGATCGGTTTAGCCgatttggaaacatttttcCACCTTCTCTAAtatcgtttcgagaaaaaccgattttagaacattttagaaattttcgGATTCTCTTGATTCCGTAGGCTATTTCTATACTTtgtcttctttattgacgtaggcACCGCCCACGGGGTTATCGAAATCGAAATCtttttctggaatttttttCTCGGAAAGTATAATTGGTAAAACGATGATTTTTTTTGGTCATCCAAGCAAAGGGGGCAGGGAAGGGAGCTACGGAATAATGACGGCAGATCttaattgaacaaaataaaaaacgatttttagttcttttatttctaacaattttttaaattaacaatttttactacttttggCAAATTCTAGTTCCACCGGCAAAATCCTGATGAACATGTCTAAACAATATCAAtgcgatatctcaatttttgacCTTGTATGACTTCCAACAACACGAAAAACGtggttttggaaaaaaaattaatcagttTTTTGAACTTTACAAGCGAATATAACCCTTTACATTTACATAATTAACTAATTTACAATTAACtacaattatattaatttcaagCAATGTATCAGTTGCCATAAATGAAGAATAAACAAACTCTCATGAACGCACCATTAAAAAAaagcagcaaacaaaaaagcaaaaatgtataaaaattattgttataatGAAAGAAGTACATGaacaataaagaaattaaaactgtgcaacacaaaagaaatattagtgagtaaagtaaaaactaaaatagactataaatatttaaaaaaatcatagtaTGCTATTAAGATAGGTGCacgcatgcatatacatacatatacatatggatataaataattacatatataagagCATAAGTTAATCATAtcccataaaataataaaaaagtgcatgGATGATGATCATGTGCCCGCAAGGAGGGAGATTCGTATGTACGGACGTAtgcatagacatacatatgtatgtatgtgtgcgatgAAGGCTATGTAAAATGTAATGTATTGGCTAATTTATACCGtagttattatatatgtatgcagcacatatacataaagcCATTACTAGACTGTAagtcataaaataaattcataagtttattacaataatagcaaaaacattataataaatGTAAACGGACAGTCTtatgtttgtttagaatacaattaaattagaattaagtaacaaaataaatatgtgaataaagAATTAAACATTTCGCTGTTGTACCGTTATTTCCTCGTTACGGCTGTAAGTTGTCTGTAGTACATAATACACgaaaaatgtatatgaaaagCATTATTGGTGAATGTTGCTCTTGCGTTTAACTTTCCATGCAGAAATTCTAAACATAACAGAAtacacagaaacaaaaaaataattacagatcatgacatattaaaaattaaatttgaaaaacaaatcatattatccctattgaaaaacccggtATATGATGAAAAGTTTAAGTGGTGGCATGGGTTTCTTCGGGTAAAAaaagccttttttcaacaatttttttctcatataaaaaattaaatattttattagaattttttattgttacaaatatacactattaacaaaaaaattctgaaatttttggaaaaaatattttaaactcggccattgcgacgccaggACGGCAGgctaactccttacaggatcatctaaagtaaaaaaaacgtGTTTTAGTGAAAACCTTAACTTATAGCCTTAGCACTTAATCAGACCCAAATTTGTAGGTGACAGAAGGCAAGTCTTTAAGAATCGTATCTCATCgtcatgaagatcggttaaaTACAAGGTACATTCTACAGTAAACAGATGTTTTTGAATCctgcttactttggaacgctccaTATAGTTCTTGACGGCTAATGTCGAGCGTACAAATTCTCAAAGctttatctccgaaactatttttcggatcaacttaaaaatttaggaTAATGTTCTAGAGGTGTGGTAgaatataataacataataaaaaatttgatttttttaaacccgtaaacccatgttaCCCCTAAAgcgtgttttttgtttacatactacTTCAAACTTAttgctaaataattttatattttagctgaaGAAATAGAGACATTATGCTAAGGGAAACAATTAAAGACAACAAATTCTAATGCTGCgcaattattcatttatttggttttgtttgGCCGAAGCTTTGATTGTTCATATTTACTTTCAGTagggtttatttttaaatatctttgagaaaattttggtatttttggtttatcttttgtttgattttcttttaatttgcataccttttcaataatttttcctatttttatgCAAACATTTCACACTCAATATCACTTAGACTAATTTCAATTCACTTTGTTACataatatgtgttttttttttctttttcgcttGTATAAATTTCGATTCTTAATTAAATACTATGACAACACACAAGTTAAgcatgcaaaatttcataacaagtatataaatacattttttttagtttctttcttttttgggggggtttataatatttttccgtTGTGTTTCTAACTactcaataaatattcaaataattaataaatagaaaagtaataaatataaaatgattgTAAAGTAAAATGAGACCGCTTTTAAGGCGTCACAACAGCGCTGCTGCATACATTCCAGCAAAATGGGCGTGAGCGAGTGCTTGGGCCACTTGATTCTGAGCTTTCAATTTGTGCTGCCtacaaatacgagtataagtcAAGAAGAATCCTTTCCGTTCCATATTCTTCGCTTGAAAGGACGCTTAAATGTCCCGCAGTTAAGTTTTTGATTGAAAAGTCACTGAATCAATTACACTCGGGCGCCATTTTGCATGTTCGCTTTGTAATAATTTGCCGAACACATGCCGTTATTTGCTCAGTTTCGTTCGTTCGACgtttaaatgttaaaaagtcGTGTTTGATATCGGCAATGTAGTTCAAGTGTTGGCTGATTAAAGTAAAGAAGCTTAGAAAATACAGATTAGCATGCAAACTTATACTAGAGAagatttgtaataaatattttaattctaaatatgAAATGGTTTGACCTGAGCACTCTTGGAGAGTTTCTAACTATGCTTTCTATATAATTGGAATTATTTCACTTTTCGATATAcaattctgtttttgtttttggaattgAGCTTTGCCCTAAGTTAGTTTTTAGCTTTGCTCTACCATTGATTTGACGGACGTCGCTCGGCACCGGGTGCGGCTGAGCCGGAGAAGCGTGGCGATGAGTTGTTCGATTGTGATGCCGAAATAATGGGCATGGCGGCATGAGTGGCCTCGTTGGCTTGCAAAGTGTTAATAGCCAAAAGCAGCTTTCGGCGCGCACCGAAAGCGGTTATGCCCAATTCTAGTAAATTCTCCTCATTCAAGGTAGTGAACATTTCGAGATCTATTTCATTCGTAACGAAGGTCTCTAAAAgtgttaatttttcaaaaaataaaattttaaacaaattgtaCTTTCTACTAATTCCAATTTCTAATAGCAAAGACTTACTTATATAGTGCTCCAAGCCAAGGCTTGTCAATAGCGTATGTATGTCCTTATGTTGGGACAACTTAAGTCGCCGATTTGTTGGGGTAGCATCCATCAAGCCAACGGTAACACCTAGCGCATAAGGAGATATCGGTGCAGCACCAGCACCAGCGCCACCGTTGAAGTTCATGCCGTGCACGTTGCGTGGCCATAAATTGTCATCGGCACTCTCTAGTATGCCTGGCGAAGTGCGGCTCAAGGCCATGCCAGCCCAGTTCGGGGTGGGCGTGCGCAACTCGCCGCTTATCGGTGGGCGCTCCATTGCTTTGAAGCCCATGGCGCGCTTCATATCGAAATCAAAGACGCGATTTtgctaaaattaattacaagCGGCTGTGGAAGCAACcaatactaatatatatatgtatatatgtacataccttcaTTTCGTAATGCAAATTGCGGTAACTCTCAGCACTGCCTGGCATAAGCGGTGCGCCAAGCGGCCCAGAAGCGCCTAAACCCAACAAGACGCCGTCACTTGAGCGCCGACCCACACGTCCACAGCCAGCTTCGCTGCTATAGGTCGAGTCGGGCGAGTACTGGCCACGCGAGTTCATCTCACCATTTGGCGCCACCATTCGATTACTGCCCCCTCCACCGCCGCCATAGGGTGGATAGACTTGTTCCAAGGAGTTTGTACTACTGCTGAAGCTCTGGTAGCCGCTGGTGTTGTGGCAGCTATTGCGCGGCgatatttgttgctgttgatgcaAATTGATCTGCGGAGCGCGCTGTGGTGGCGCATTCGGCGGTGTTACTTGCAAGTAATTATTATTGTGGTTCGGTTGCTGGCGACTGAAGCTGTTGTTGTGCATTGTCACGTACTTCTGAGTGGGTGGACAGACGTTGGTTGGCGTGCAAACACCAAAGCCCGGTGGATAtgttttgctgttattgttgctatcGCTTCTGTTGCTGTTGACcaataaattattgttgttatttagtTGGCCATTGATGCCATACGGTGACATCTGCAATTGTGCCGTTAGCAGGCTAGGTGTCTTTGGGCTATCCGGGTAGCCAGCTAGCAGTGAAGTCAACATGGTACGATAGCTAATATTCAGCTCCTTATCTCTCGGTGCGAAGTAGCTCTCTGGAATAGTCGCTTGTAAAAGCGGCGTGCTGAGATGCAAAATCTCCTGACGCGCTTCGTAAATTTTGTctaacacaaaaacaattacGGTATTATGGagacattttcaaaaatggacTTATAGAAATATGTTACCTACCAATAAATTTTTCGACACCCTTCACAACAATGGCCAAAGTGCTTTGTCTTTGCTTTTGACGCAATGAAATGTAGACGCCATATTTTGTGCTGAGGCCTATTATTTCAGAGGCATTGTTTTGATTGTCCGGAAAGTCGAAAATCAAAGCTATCGGCAGGTTACCCTTTAATAGAAAGAGTTCAAAGTTTAGTTGGAGATTGAGAAGAGATCCTTTTCAAAAACATACAAGCAATTGTTGACGTGCTTTATAGACGCCGTCGATAGTTCCAGTAATGGTCACTTGAGATTTCTTCAAAGGTTTAACATTCAAGTCCGAGAGATCAGGGAAAATAATCTATAAATAGAAGTCTTTCAAGCAATTTCCACAACCGGTGTTCCACAAAAGCTCACCTTAGTCTTCGTACGCTCCATGATTCCTagcaaatttgaattatttttgccTTTAACAATTTCGTGATGCTGTGGCGATATCTCCAACTGCATCTGCACCATAATCTGGTTCTGCGAAAACATTGAAGACAATTTtcgacacaaaaaaaataaaaaacgatttaAATAGAACTGTATGCGTATATATGATCTCAACTCACAGCTATATTTTCACAAGAGAAATTAATCAACAATTGTGTTGCATCCTGCACTTTAGTGGCCTCCTTTTCGGAACCCTTGACTAGCACTAATGAAGAATGCAGTTTAGGACGAGACGAAAAGATAACCTGAcggttaaaatattaatattatataaggaTTTTTTGCCTGCCATTGATCACTCACTTGCACATTATACTTCGTTTCGACCATCTTTACGTAAGGCGTATCATGATCGGGCTGTGGGCGACCTGGTGCTAAGATGGGCAACTCGAAAGAGATTAGCAATGGCGTTGAGAGGCGCACCAAAGCGCGTGCGCGCTCAACACCCTCGAGCGAACCGCATAGGGAAACTTGATTTGATTTTTCCGTAGGATTCGAACGATTCGAATCCGGAAAATGTATATGCGTTGCAGTGTCTTCCATAATACGCTTTATGTTATTGCCACCACGTCCAATAATATATGAGTGATCCGTGTAGGACACATCCATCTTCATAATTACGCGAGTTCCCTAAAAAACGTAGAGTAGTGTCAATAGCGTAGcggtaaaataattttataaaaatgcaaatgattGCAGAAATAATACTCTTGAGTCCAAATTGGCAAGAACACGCTCTTTGGCCTTTTGCACCTCCTCAGCACGTCCAAGTATACGGACATGTGGATCTAAgatgatatttttcaaaaatatatttgcttgtttttcaacattttcaaacgGATTTTTACCCTTTTTGCTTTTAGCGCCAATTTTAAGGCGACACGGCCAGCTAATGTAAGTCTCAGTGGACTTCATAACCTAAAATGTGTACGAAATTTTGaatcagaaagtaaataatcacAATGAATAAAGAGTTTCAGCTTACACTCTCGAAGAAATATTCAGCGCCATTCATGCCCTCAACCATACTATCCTCTACaagcaaaaaccaaaatgaGGTTAGTTACTTTAGCCTAAAATTTTTCCATTCTAGTGTTCTTTCACTCACCCTTCAGCATTTGCTCCAGCTTTTGACGATCGACTTTGAAACGCTCCGTATGCAAGTCATCTGG belongs to Bactrocera dorsalis isolate Fly_Bdor chromosome 1, ASM2337382v1, whole genome shotgun sequence and includes:
- the LOC105232261 gene encoding protein bicaudal C, with the protein product MMLSCAQINKLLYPNGAGGITTMAPATSSAPQSSGAPSETQSEISSADSDWSDIRAIALKLGVANPDDLHTERFKVDRQKLEQMLKEDSMVEGMNGAEYFFESVMKSTETYISWPCRLKIGAKSKKDPHVRILGRAEEVQKAKERVLANLDSRGTRVIMKMDVSYTDHSYIIGRGGNNIKRIMEDTATHIHFPDSNRSNPTEKSNQVSLCGSLEGVERARALVRLSTPLLISFELPILAPGRPQPDHDTPYVKMVETKYNVQVIFSSRPKLHSSLVLVKGSEKEATKVQDATQLLINFSCENIANQIMVQMQLEISPQHHEIVKGKNNSNLLGIMERTKTKIIFPDLSDLNVKPLKKSQVTITGTIDGVYKARQQLLGNLPIALIFDFPDNQNNASEIIGLSTKYGVYISLRQKQRQSTLAIVVKGVEKFIDKIYEARQEILHLSTPLLQATIPESYFAPRDKELNISYRTMLTSLLAGYPDSPKTPSLLTAQLQMSPYGINGQLNNNNNLLVNSNRSDSNNNSKTYPPGFGVCTPTNVCPPTQKYVTMHNNSFSRQQPNHNNNYLQVTPPNAPPQRAPQINLHQQQQISPRNSCHNTSGYQSFSSSTNSLEQVYPPYGGGGGGSNRMVAPNGEMNSRGQYSPDSTYSSEAGCGRVGRRSSDGVLLGLGASGPLGAPLMPGSAESYRNLHYEMKQNRVFDFDMKRAMGFKAMERPPISGELRTPTPNWAGMALSRTSPGILESADDNLWPRNVHGMNFNGGAGAGAAPISPYALGVTVGLMDATPTNRRLKLSQHKDIHTLLTSLGLEHYIKTFVTNEIDLEMFTTLNEENLLELGITAFGARRKLLLAINTLQANEATHAAMPIISASQSNNSSPRFSGSAAPGAERRPSNQW